The Pseudonocardia sp. HH130630-07 DNA window TGCCCGAACGCGCTCAGCAGCTGGTGGTCCTCCAGCGGCGCGACCCCGGCGTTCGCATAGGCCTTGGTCACGAACTCGACGTCGACGCCCTCGTCGTCGAAGTAGCCCTCGTCCCGGGCGACGAGCTGGGGCAGCGAGAAGACCAGGGAGAGCAGCTCCATGGTGACCTTCGGACGCTCGGTCATGTCACGTTCCTTCCGGTGGGGCCGCAGCTCACGCGAGCGCGGTGCCGATGCGCGCTCACGCGAGCGCGGTGCCGATGCGCGCTCACGCGAGCGCGGCGACGATGCGGGTGTGCAGGTCGAACAGGTACGGGTCCTCGGCCGAACGCGGCCGGTCCCGCTCGATCCGGTGCTCCGCCGCGATCCCGGCCGGGCGTCCGGCCAGGACGATCACGCGGTCGGCGAGCAGCGCCGCCTCGAGGGGGTTGTGGGTGACGAGCAGCCCGGTGCGCGGACGGCTCATCCACAGCTCCTGCAGCAGCAGCCGCAGCTTGCGGGCGGTGAGCTCGTCGAGGGCGCTGAACGGCTCGTCGAGCAGCACGAGATCGGGTTCGACGGCGAACGCCCTGGCCACCGCGACCCGCTGGCGCTGCCCGCCGGACAGCACGCTCGGGTACGACCCGGCGTACGCGGTCAGCCCGACGGCCTCGAGCACGGCGTCGGCGGCGTCCGGGTCCAGCCCGGCCGCCTCCAGCGCCAGGACGACGTTCTGCCGGACCGGCAGCCAGTCCAGCAGCCGGGGCTGCTGGAACACGACACCGAGCCGGGGGTGTCCGACCTCGACGGTGCCGCGGTCGGGTGTGGTCAGCCCGGCGACGACGTGCAGCAGGGTCGTCTTGCCGGTCCCGGAGGCGCCGACCAGCGCGACCAGCTCACCCTGCGACACGGTGAGGGAGAAGTCGTCGAGGACGGTCTGCGGGGCACCGGTGCGGGCGTCGACGAAGGTCTTGCCGATCCCGTCGAGCCGGATCGCGGTGGTGGCGGGGGTACTCCGCACCGATGGTCGGCTCGCGAGCTCGCTCACACCGTCACCGCCTTCCGCCAGCGGCCGGCACGGCGTTCGAGCCCCTGCAGGACGCCGTACTCCAGCACCGCCATGACGACGGCGAACAGCAGCGTCCAGGCGAGGACGGCGGCGACGTTCTGCTCGGCGAAGGCGTTGTTGAGCTGGTAACCCACCCCCGACGACATGCCGAAGACCTCCACGAGCACGATCACCTTCCAGCCCAGGGACAGGCCGAGGCGGGCCCCGGCGAACAGCGACGGCGCCAGCGCGGGCAGCCAGAGCCTGCGCAGCCGCGTGGTGCGGGAGTACCGGTAGACGTGCGCCATCTCCAGCAGGTCCGGGTCGACCGAGCGCACGCCCTGGTAGATCGTCAGCGCCAGCGCGGGCGCCGAGGACAGCGCGACCGCGATCACCGGGTTCGCCAGTCCGACGCCGAACCAGATGACGCACAGCAATGCCCACACCAGGCCGGGGATGGTCAGCCCCAGCAGCACGGCGGGCTCCCCGAACCGCTGGACGAACGCGTTGCGCCCCATGGCGATCCCGGTCGCGACGGCGACGACGAAGGCCAGCGCGAAGCCGAGCGCGACCCGCAGCACGGTGATGCCCAGCTCCTGGGCGAACGAGCCGCCGACGACGATCCCGGCGAGCTCGCCGGCGATGTCACCGACCCCCGGGACCAGGACCGACTCGACGACGACGGCCATGAGCTGCCAGCCCGCCGCCGCGAGGACGACGAACAGCGCGGCCGGGCCCACGGCCCGCAGCACCCGTCGTCGTCGCACCGGCGCGGCCGGGTCGCTCGCGGCGCCGGCGACGGGGCCGGGTGCCGTTCCGGTGTCGCCGCCGGCGTCCGTGCGGGACTCGGTGCCGGTGCTCATGCCGCCCCCAGCTCGGTCCACGGGCCCGGCACGGGCACGTTCTGCACGATGCCCACCTGCCGGGCGACCTCGAGCTGGCGCTGCAGGTTCGCGAACGCCGGCGCCCCCCACTCGAGCGGGTAGACCTCGCGCAGCCGCTCGGGCAGCAACGCGATCGCCGCGCGCTCCTCGGCCGGGATCCCGTAGGACTCGTGCAGCTCGGCGAGCACCGCCGGACGCTCCCGGATCACCTCGTGCACGCGGAGCCGCACGTCGGCGATCGCGCGGGCGGCAGCCGGGTCGCCGTCCAGGAAGGACCGCAGGGTCCCCTGTCCGTTGAGGATCAGCGAGTCCGGGTCCTCGCCGGTCCCCTGCGCCCACAGCTCGCCGACGGTGGCGATCTGCCGGGCACCGCGGCCGACCAGCCGGGTCGCGTTGGGCTCGATGGTGACGATGGCGTCGACGTCGCCGCGGTCGAACAGGGCCAGACCGGCCAGCACCGCACCCGGGAACAGCTCGTACTCGGCGTCCAGGTCGGTGCCGTTCACGGCCGCGGCCAGCTGGGTGGACCGGAACGCGTCGCTGTTGTTCGGCGGGATCGCGATCCGCTTGCCCCGCAGGTCCGCCGGGGTGCGGTAGGGGCTGTTCTCCGGCACCAGCCAGCGGACGTGGTTGTTGAGGTTCGGCGAGAACAGCACGACGTCGGAGCCGGCCCCGGCGGCGACCACCGCGCCGAGCGGGCCGAAGCTGGCGGCGTCGAGCGCACCGGAGAGCAGCTTGTTCTGCACGTCGCCGGGGCCGGTCCCCGCGACGTAGGAGAAGTCGAGGTCGGCGAGGAAGCCGTTCTGCTCGGCGATCGGGCGGATCACCGAGCTGGCGGTGCCGCCGCCGGAGTCCTCGACCCGGGCGCTCACCCGCCCGGTGGCCCCGCCGCCACCGCAGGCGGCGAGCAGCGGGCCGGCGGCCAGGCCGCCGGCTCCGAACAGGGCGGCGCGCAGGACGGTGCGCCGGTCGGTGGTCAGGGGGCGTGCGGGCATGCGGGGGCTCCGTGGGAGGGATGGGTCCACGCGGACGCGCG harbors:
- a CDS encoding ABC transporter ATP-binding protein, with product MSELASRPSVRSTPATTAIRLDGIGKTFVDARTGAPQTVLDDFSLTVSQGELVALVGASGTGKTTLLHVVAGLTTPDRGTVEVGHPRLGVVFQQPRLLDWLPVRQNVVLALEAAGLDPDAADAVLEAVGLTAYAGSYPSVLSGGQRQRVAVARAFAVEPDLVLLDEPFSALDELTARKLRLLLQELWMSRPRTGLLVTHNPLEAALLADRVIVLAGRPAGIAAEHRIERDRPRSAEDPYLFDLHTRIVAALA
- a CDS encoding ABC transporter permease gives rise to the protein MSTGTESRTDAGGDTGTAPGPVAGAASDPAAPVRRRRVLRAVGPAALFVVLAAAGWQLMAVVVESVLVPGVGDIAGELAGIVVGGSFAQELGITVLRVALGFALAFVVAVATGIAMGRNAFVQRFGEPAVLLGLTIPGLVWALLCVIWFGVGLANPVIAVALSSAPALALTIYQGVRSVDPDLLEMAHVYRYSRTTRLRRLWLPALAPSLFAGARLGLSLGWKVIVLVEVFGMSSGVGYQLNNAFAEQNVAAVLAWTLLFAVVMAVLEYGVLQGLERRAGRWRKAVTV
- a CDS encoding ABC transporter substrate-binding protein; this encodes MPARPLTTDRRTVLRAALFGAGGLAAGPLLAACGGGGATGRVSARVEDSGGGTASSVIRPIAEQNGFLADLDFSYVAGTGPGDVQNKLLSGALDAASFGPLGAVVAAGAGSDVVLFSPNLNNHVRWLVPENSPYRTPADLRGKRIAIPPNNSDAFRSTQLAAAVNGTDLDAEYELFPGAVLAGLALFDRGDVDAIVTIEPNATRLVGRGARQIATVGELWAQGTGEDPDSLILNGQGTLRSFLDGDPAAARAIADVRLRVHEVIRERPAVLAELHESYGIPAEERAAIALLPERLREVYPLEWGAPAFANLQRQLEVARQVGIVQNVPVPGPWTELGAA